A genomic segment from Hypomesus transpacificus isolate Combined female chromosome 13, fHypTra1, whole genome shotgun sequence encodes:
- the fh gene encoding fumarate hydratase, mitochondrial, whose product MYRSLRNVQRLNCNLQALQRNIANRKHSPSFSAIVTSTRMASSEYRIERDTFGELKVPVDKYYGAQTVRSTMNFKIGGPTERMPIQVIKAFGILKRAAAEVNKDYGLDPKIADAIVKAADEVTAGKLDDHFPLVVWQTGSGTQTNMNVNEVISNRAIEMMGGKLGSKDPVHPNDHVNKSQSSNDTFPTAMHIAAAKEVHEGLIPGLQMLHDALAAKAEEFKDIIKIGRTHTQDAVPLSLGQEFGGYVQQVKYSIERVKSAMPRVYELAAGGTAVGTGLNTRIGFAEKVAATVASLTGLPFVTAPNKFEALAAHDALVELSGALNTVACSMMKIANDIRFLGSGPRSGLGELILPENEPGSSIMPGKVNPTQCEAMTMVAAQVMGNNVAVTVGGSNGHFELNVFKPMMIKNVLNSAKLLGDASVSFTTNCVVGIEANTERINKLMNESLMLVTALNPHIGYDKAATIAKTAHKEGSTLKAMAVKLGYLTDEEFDQWVKPHEMLGPK is encoded by the exons ATGTATCGCTCTCTGAGAAACGTCCAGCGGTTAAACTGCAACCTCCAGGCGTTGCAGAGGAACATTGCCAACAGAAAGCACAGCCCTTCGTTTAGCGCAATCGTGACATCAACCAGAATG GCCAGCTCAGAATACAGAATTGAGCGGGACACATTTGGAGAGCTCAAGGTGCCAGTGGACAAATACTATGGTGCTCAGACTGTCAGGTCCACCATGAACTTCAAGATCGGAGGACCCACAGAGAGGATGCCT ATCCAGGTGATCAAAGCGTTCGGCATCCTGAAGAGGGCAGCAGCAGAGGTGAACAAGGACTATGGACTGGACCCAAAAATCGCTGACGCTATCGTTAAGGCTGCAGATGAG GTGACAGCTGGTAAACTGGATGACCACTTCCCCCTGGTGGTGTGGCAGACTGGGTCTGGAACCCAGACCAACATGAATGTAAACGAAGTGATCAGCAACAGAGCCATCGAGATGATGGGGGGCAAGCTGGGCAGCAAGGACCCGGTCCACCCCAACGACCACGTCAACAAGAGCCAG AGCTCCAATGACACGTTTCCCACAGCCATGCACATCGCTGCAGCCAAGGAGGTCCACGAGGGGCTGATCCCAGGCCTGCAGATGCTGCACGATGCCCTGGCCGCCAAGGCCGAGGAGTTCAAAGACATCATCAAGATCggccgcacgcacacacaggacgcagttcccctctctctcggaCAG GAGTTTGGAGGGTACGTCCAGCAGGTGAAGTACAGCATTGAACGCGTGAAGTCTGCCATGCCCAGGGTGTATGAGCTGGCTGCAGGTGGCACTGCAGTGGGCACTGGCCTCAACACGCGTATCGGCTTTGCTGAGAAGGTGGCCGCTACAGTCGCCTCTCTCACAG GCTTGCCCTTTGTGACCGCCCCCAACAAGTTTGAGGCACTAGCGGCCCACGATGCCTTGGTGGAGCTGAGTGGGGCTCTGAACACCGTGGCGTGCAGCATGATGAAGATCGCCAACGACATCCGTTTCCTTGGGTCCGGCCCCCGATCGGGCCTGGGGGAGCTCATCCTGCCTGAGAATGAACCAGGCAGCAGCATCATGCCTG gcaaGGTGAACCCCACCCAGTGTGAGGCCATGACCATGGTAGCAGCCCAGGTGATGGGCAACAATGTTGCCGTGACTGTCGGAGGCAGCAACGGACACTTCGAGCTCAACGTTTTCAAACCCATGATG ATAAAGAATGTGCTCAACTCTGCCAAGCTGCTGGGCGATGCCTCCgtctccttcaccactaacTGTGTGGTGGGCATCGAGGCCAACACAGAAAGGATCAACAAGCTGATGAACGAGTCCCTGATGCTGGTCACAGCCCTCAACCCCCACATTG GTTACGACAAAGCTGCCACCATTGCCAAGACTGCCCACAAGGAGGGCTCCACACTAAAAGCTATGGCTGTCAAGCTGGGCTACCTTACAGATGAGGAGTTTGATCAATGGGTGAAGCCTCATGAGATGCTGGGCCCCAAATAG
- the hhex gene encoding hematopoietically-expressed homeobox protein hhex: MQYQHASPAPTVSVPLYAPTPIQPVHPTPFYIEDILGRNGSPASSTLIPMPTLPSPNSSFTSLVSPYRTPIYEPTPIHPALSHHAALTATYASGAFANSIYPFHRSMGDYTQALLRHDPLGKPLLWTPFIQRPLHKRKGGQVRFSNDQTIELEKKFETQKYLSPPERKRLAKMLQLSERQVKTWFQNRRAKWRRLKQENPQGSKRELEDEGAVRKCDGVLSESGASPDLRRTELAQSHSRSQCSSSPLSQGEIDSDISEDTDQELDMEEDIEFPLNPQI, from the exons ATGCAGTACCAGCACGCATCGCCAGCTCCTACGGTCAGTGTTCCTCTTTACGCACCTACTCCAATCCAGCCCGTCCACCCAACTCCTTTCTACATTGAAGATATCTTGGGTAGAAATGGTTCGCCGGCATCTTCTACGTTGATCCCGATGCCAACCCTCCCATCTCCGAACTCATCCTTTACCAGTCTGGTGTCACCGTACAGGACCCCTATCTACGAACCAACGCCTATCCATCCAGCCCTCTCGCACCACGCCGCGCTGACGGCCACGTATGCCTCTGGAGCTTTCGCCAATTCCATCTATCCATTTCACCGTTCTATGGGAGACTACACTCAAGCGCTTCTAAGACACGATCCTCTTG GTAAACCACTTTTGTGGACACCATTTATCCAACGCCCTTTACACAAGAGAAAAGGCGGTCAAGTGCGCTTCTCCAACGACCAGACAATagagctggagaagaagttTGAGACGCAGAAGTACCTGTCGCCTCCAGAACGAAAAAGACTGGCTAAAATGTTACAACTGAGTGAAAGACAG GTGAAAACATGGTTCCAAAATCGAAGAGCAAAGTGGCGAAGACTTAAACAG GAGAATCCTCAGGGTAGTAAGCGGGAGCTGGAGGATGAAGGCGCAGTAAGAAAGTGCGATGGTGTCTTGTCAGAATCTGGGGCGAGCCCGGACCTGAGGCGCACAGAGCTGGCCCAGTCACACAGCCGGTCACAGTGCTCCTCCTCGCCATTATCACAAGGAGAAATAGATTCggacatttcagaagacacagATCAAGagctggacatggaggaggatataGAGTTTCCCTTGAATCCTCAGATATGA